Within the Streptomyces sp. R41 genome, the region GACGTCACGCTGCGCGCGGGCGCGAGCGTCTGGTACGGCGCGGTGCTGCGCGCCGACTGCGGTCCGATCGTCATCGGCGCCGGCAGCAATGTCCAGGACAACTGCAGCCTCCATGTGGACCCCGGATTCCCCATCTCCATCGGCGAGCGGGTCTCCATCGGGCACAACGCCGTGGTGCACGGCGCGACGGTCGAGGACGACTGCCTGATCGGCATGGGCGCCACGGTGCTGAACGGCGCGGTGATCGGCGCCGGTTCGCTGGTGGCCGCGCAGGCCCTGGTGCCGCAGGGGATGCAGGTGCCCCCGGGCTCGCTGGTCGCGGGCGTCCCCGCCAAGGTCAAGCGCCAGCTGACCGACGAGGAGCGCGAGGGCATCTCACTGAACGGCACGATGTACGTGGAGCTGGCGAAGGCGCACCGCGAGGCACACAGCGCCGGGTAGAGAAGCGCCCCGTAGGGGCGCGGGGAAGTGCGCGACGAGCCACAGACGGCCCGCACTGTCAGGACGACCTGCGGTCCCAGGACATCATCCCGGCGGAACCTACTCGGCCGCCGGGATGGGCTCCGGCTCCGCCGCCGCGCGCTCACCCGTCGCCTTCTTCGCCTTGCGGCGCACGATCAGCATCGACGCGAGCCCGATGAGTACCGCCGCCACCAGCCCGAGCCACGAGAACCGCTTGAGCCAGGATTCGGCGACCACACCGACGTAGTAGATGACCGCGGTCGTACCGCCGGCCCAGATGATGCCGCCGAGCACGTTGGCGATCAGGAACTTCCAGTACGGCATCCGCAGCACACCCGCGAGCGGACCGGCGAAGATCCGCAGCAGGGCGATGAAGCGGCCGAAGAAGACGGCCCACATGCCCCACTTCTGGAAGGACCGCTCGGCAGTGGCGACATGGCCTTCGCTGAAGTGCTTGGGGAACTTCGCGCCGAGCCAGGCGAGCAGCGGGCGTCCGCCCTTGCGGCCGATGGCGTAGCCGATGGAGTCGCCGACGATCGCGCCGAGGCTGGCGCACGCCCCGAGGATGACGGGGTTGATGCCCGCGTGCTGCGAGGAGAGCAGGGCCGCCGAGACCAGGACGATCTCGCCGGGCAGCGGGATGCCCAGGCTTTCCAGGCCGATGACCAGGCCCACCAGCGCATAGATGCTGACCGCGGGCACCGTCTCGAGCCACTCCTGGACGTGCAAGGCCGGTTCCTCCCGTTTCACTGTGCGTGTCCCGGGCGTGCACCGTACGTGTGCGGTTCGTGATCACCCGGCGTGCGCTCCCCCCTGAGCGCACGCCGGGCAGCCTACCTGGTTCGCCTTACGAGGCGGAGTCCCAGAGGTCGCACCGGTGCTCGTGAGCGACGGTGGTGCTGAGGGTGTTTCCGCCCCCCGAGACGGTCCGCAGCGAAAGCACGGCCCCCGTGCCGTCGGGCATCGCGGGCTGTCCCTCCGCCCGGGGCACGCCACCCCTGATGAACGATCCCCAGTACTGCACCATCTGCCGCGACAGCACCCGCTGCTCCGCGTTCAGCGGTGTGTCGAGCCCGAAGTGCTTGAAGAGGTACTGCACCTCGTTGACGTGGGTCGCGCCGAAGTCGAAGTCCGTGTGCAGATTGCGCAGCGAGGCGAAGGGCGGCGAGGTGCGGTCGGCGAACTCGTACGCGTAGACCGGACCGCGAGCGGCGAGCGCGCCGTCGAGCCGGAGCGCCGGGCAGGCCATCAGGTAGTCGCCGAAGGCGGTGCCGTACGCGATCGTGGGCGAGGGGTAGTCCGACAGCGGGTAGCGCTGGTGCACCCGCTCGCCCTGCTCCGCGCCGAAGACGGCCTTGACGACGGCCGGATACTGCTCGGCGGTGAGTGGTGTCCCGCTCGCGTCGAACTGGCCGAAGGCGAACAGCCGCCCCTCGTCCTCGTTCGCCCCGTTCAATACGGGGACCCGGGCGGCGGCCCCGTTCGCGTACGCCTCGAAGGGCTGCACGGGCAGGAAGTCGCCGCCGACGACGGGTCCCCAGTCGAAGCCGGCCTGGGCCGCGAGAATCTCCTTGGAGGACTTGCCCCGCAGGCAGGCGAGCGAGAGATCGGCGCAACCCACCTTCTTCGCGAAGGCGGCGCCGGCCGAGACGGCCGTCTCGTGGGTG harbors:
- a CDS encoding gamma carbonic anhydrase family protein, coding for MTQQALIMGIGGKDPQVDQEAFAAPTSVVVGDVTLRAGASVWYGAVLRADCGPIVIGAGSNVQDNCSLHVDPGFPISIGERVSIGHNAVVHGATVEDDCLIGMGATVLNGAVIGAGSLVAAQALVPQGMQVPPGSLVAGVPAKVKRQLTDEEREGISLNGTMYVELAKAHREAHSAG
- a CDS encoding DedA family protein, with protein sequence MHVQEWLETVPAVSIYALVGLVIGLESLGIPLPGEIVLVSAALLSSQHAGINPVILGACASLGAIVGDSIGYAIGRKGGRPLLAWLGAKFPKHFSEGHVATAERSFQKWGMWAVFFGRFIALLRIFAGPLAGVLRMPYWKFLIANVLGGIIWAGGTTAVIYYVGVVAESWLKRFSWLGLVAAVLIGLASMLIVRRKAKKATGERAAAEPEPIPAAE
- a CDS encoding carboxylesterase/lipase family protein, coding for MIRRLAIGLTALATVLVATAPVQSASASSAQHTLVRTDAGWVRGETTAEGRQFLGIPYAEPPVGDLRWKNPRPVEPWQGVRTTKDFGDRCVQTASWDPGYEQPSHTEDCLDLNVYVPDGAGRRPVMVWLHGGGLTAGAGEDIVPDTFARQTGAVVVTVNYRLGAMGFLATAGLDGEAHDGVSGNFGTLDQQAALRWVRANIGRFGGDPGRVTIAGESAGGRSVCTQMASPVSKGLYRAGIVESGAYGNCAARTHETAVSAGAAFAKKVGCADLSLACLRGKSSKEILAAQAGFDWGPVVGGDFLPVQPFEAYANGAAARVPVLNGANEDEGRLFAFGQFDASGTPLTAEQYPAVVKAVFGAEQGERVHQRYPLSDYPSPTIAYGTAFGDYLMACPALRLDGALAARGPVYAYEFADRTSPPFASLRNLHTDFDFGATHVNEVQYLFKHFGLDTPLNAEQRVLSRQMVQYWGSFIRGGVPRAEGQPAMPDGTGAVLSLRTVSGGGNTLSTTVAHEHRCDLWDSAS